Proteins from a genomic interval of Croceicoccus naphthovorans:
- a CDS encoding IS1380 family transposase, whose amino-acid sequence MNDDIASPFRFPAVDRKKVTAAFDGGRLTSDGGVLLLSQAERAMGICQRLATCIADPRDPARVIHRLDDILRARVFAIACGYEDADDLDALRDDPGFRLALGKLPGSGAGLASQPTMSRWENAPITRELAKMLAAMIDIYCASYPAPPAAVTLDIDDTCDVVHGYQQLSFWNGHHGERCFLPIHVYDTATGRPVAMLLRTGKTPSGVEAAGHIRRLVRHIRRQWPETHITIRGDGHYGRPEVMAVCEGCGVDYVFGLPTNAVLRADPEIVVAADACAVKRAQRQYPVLRTYAETRYGAKSWKCQRRVVARIEASTMGMDIRYVVTSLTEGSAEHIYDTLYCARGQAENLIKLHKTQLASDRTSCRSPNANQMRLILHTAAYWLLWRIQQEIPKAASLATAEFATLRLRLLKVAARVIESATRIRVAFASACPDASVLKAIATNLRPAPT is encoded by the coding sequence CAAGCCCCTTCCGATTCCCAGCGGTCGACCGCAAGAAAGTCACAGCCGCGTTCGACGGTGGTCGGCTCACTTCGGACGGCGGCGTTCTGTTGCTGTCGCAGGCCGAGCGCGCGATGGGTATCTGCCAGCGGCTTGCGACTTGCATTGCCGATCCGCGCGATCCTGCGCGGGTGATCCATCGCCTCGACGACATCCTGCGTGCCCGCGTGTTCGCGATCGCCTGCGGCTATGAGGATGCCGACGATCTCGATGCCCTGCGCGACGATCCGGGCTTCCGCCTGGCCCTGGGCAAGCTGCCGGGATCGGGCGCGGGGCTGGCCAGCCAACCGACGATGAGCCGGTGGGAGAATGCACCGATCACGCGCGAGTTGGCGAAGATGCTGGCCGCGATGATCGACATCTACTGCGCCAGCTATCCGGCCCCGCCGGCGGCGGTGACGCTGGATATCGATGATACCTGCGATGTCGTCCATGGCTATCAGCAGTTGTCGTTCTGGAATGGTCATCATGGCGAGCGTTGCTTCCTGCCGATCCATGTCTACGACACCGCCACTGGCCGGCCGGTGGCGATGCTGCTGCGCACCGGCAAGACACCGTCTGGTGTTGAAGCTGCCGGTCACATCCGGCGCCTCGTGCGCCACATCCGCCGGCAATGGCCCGAAACGCACATCACCATCCGCGGCGACGGGCACTATGGGCGGCCCGAGGTCATGGCCGTCTGCGAGGGTTGCGGCGTCGACTACGTGTTCGGCCTGCCGACCAACGCCGTGCTACGCGCCGATCCCGAAATCGTCGTTGCCGCCGATGCCTGTGCGGTCAAACGCGCTCAGCGCCAGTACCCGGTCCTGCGCACCTATGCCGAGACCCGCTACGGGGCCAAAAGCTGGAAGTGCCAGCGCCGCGTCGTCGCCCGGATCGAGGCCAGTACGATGGGCATGGACATCCGCTATGTCGTCACTTCGCTGACCGAAGGCTCGGCCGAGCACATCTATGATACGCTCTACTGCGCGCGCGGTCAGGCCGAAAACCTGATCAAGCTGCACAAGACCCAGCTGGCCAGCGATCGCACCTCGTGCCGCTCTCCCAACGCCAATCAGATGCGCCTCATCCTGCACACCGCCGCATACTGGCTCCTGTGGCGCATTCAGCAGGAAATCCCCAAGGCAGCCTCGCTCGCGACCGCCGAGTTCGCAACGTTGCGCCTCAGGCTGCTCAAGGTCGCTGCCCGCGTCATTGAGAGCGCCACTCGCATCCGTGTCGCCTTCGCGTCAGCCTGTCCCGATGCCTCCGTTTTGAAAGCCATCGCCACCAATCTCAGGCCTGCACCTACTTAG
- a CDS encoding PilZ domain-containing protein, translating into MPDDFFEEERRGEVRTRSVYRPALIQTEDFSGFCMIRDISPIGVRVEAFAAIVTGQDVIVQFSDTFKTQGRVIWNEGTQIGISFKAEIDTAAVLTGNGGSETNRNTRPLRLDVECDASVQLGSDVIPVKVRDISQRGIKIAASGLSVGASPLVIIPGIEPKRATVTWTQYGICGLHFNVPMRYDELASWAVRIRTEAVE; encoded by the coding sequence GTGCCGGACGATTTTTTTGAAGAAGAGCGGCGGGGCGAGGTTCGAACCAGGTCTGTTTACCGTCCGGCTCTTATCCAGACAGAAGATTTCTCCGGATTCTGCATGATCCGCGATATCTCGCCGATCGGTGTCCGGGTCGAGGCTTTTGCGGCTATCGTAACCGGTCAGGACGTGATCGTTCAGTTCTCCGACACTTTCAAGACGCAGGGTCGCGTAATTTGGAATGAAGGGACCCAAATCGGCATCAGTTTCAAAGCAGAAATCGATACTGCCGCCGTACTGACAGGCAACGGTGGTTCGGAAACAAACCGCAATACGAGGCCGCTGCGCCTTGATGTCGAATGTGATGCCTCGGTTCAACTTGGCAGCGATGTCATCCCCGTCAAGGTAAGGGACATTTCTCAGCGAGGCATAAAGATTGCAGCCTCGGGTTTGAGCGTGGGGGCATCGCCGCTGGTGATCATTCCCGGGATCGAGCCCAAGCGTGCCACTGTGACCTGGACGCAATACGGGATCTGCGGTCTGCACTTCAATGTGCCGATGCGATATGACGAACTGGCATCATGGGCGGTCCGCATCCGAACTGAAGCGGTCGAGTGA